A genomic segment from Planktothrix tepida PCC 9214 encodes:
- a CDS encoding double zinc ribbon domain-containing protein gives RSKYCFACGTALRNRCISCDEPIMSLKFKFCPYCGVNYKFSPN, from the coding sequence CGGTCGAAATATTGCTTTGCTTGTGGTACAGCCTTACGAAACCGTTGTATTAGTTGTGACGAACCAATTATGTCGCTGAAATTCAAATTTTGTCCTTACTGTGGTGTCAACTACAAATTTTCACCCAACTAA